The Tubulanus polymorphus chromosome 3, tnTubPoly1.2, whole genome shotgun sequence nucleotide sequence AGAAATTGAAGACATATATTTCCTGGTTCGCAAGACAAATGTCAATTTCGATTTTTGTTATTAACCAGTACATAAGCTCATATACCGGTAACAAACCATGTTCAGGCGATAATAGATTTTAACGGTAAGCATTTAGCAGTATATCGGTAGCCCTCTAGGCTATAAAGATATTCTATCGCGATCACATAGGGTTGCATTCTCTGAATCACTCTCTCTCGGGAGAAAGCCCGAGTCGAATTCGGCCAATGACTGATTAGAGAGCGTGTTGGCCACGCAGGGTGGCCACCTGGTCGAAAGCAATACCGTCTTTGAATTCCCGGAATTTTTTCAAGggttttggtaaaatttgtcaaattccctgatcttTTTCTAGATTTGTCAGTTTCTCTGAATTTTCCAGGTTTACCAAGTCAGTCGCCAGCCTGTGACACACGCAGATGCTGAAGAAAGGCAAGTCACCTAGCGCGTGAACAATATTGGCCCAAACTGGCAGGGGCTGAATTTTACGCCCGTCCAAAATGCGCGAATCGCCCCACCTGCCTTACTCTGAGCTGTGTGCGTGTGACCTAATCATCTCACCGATTGCTCGATCACTTGTTTGTAGGCGTGAATTAAATTCGCATTGGTGTGACCATAGACCTATGTACCACTAGTTTATAAGTCCATGGTGTGAACCTTTTATTACTGCGCACACCCTGATAGATGTTTGAACGACTAATGAACGCGCACACTTTCATTTAGATTATGTCCTCGAGGGCGCGAATCCCATAATCCAATAGATAGACGCGAGGTGATGCATACCCATCGGGATATATTGAACACAGATATACCGAGATATGCGAGTAAACTAATCAGTATCTTATACTTGTATACTTTCAGAATTACTAGCAATATGTGCGATCGGCTTCAAGAAACCTGTAATGATCTTGTTGGAGTGCCGACAAAGCGCCGATGATGCAAGTTTGTTCAATCAATCGGTTACCTGTATATAATACACGTGATTAGCCGGAAACTGGATGCCATTTGGTATTATATAAGACGACGAGAGTTATAATACGGGGAATACAACTGAATCATCCAGTAATAAAATGAACGACCGTGCAGTGGTGGCGGTGGTGATCGTTATGCGCGCGCTCAGTACGAGTACGTTCGCTCGATGATCCGGTCGTCTTCAGAACGAGCTGAAGAAGGACGGCTACAATATCGTAGCTGCATTCGCACTCATCGCGAGAGAAAATAGGAAATACAAGGAAATTCGCGAAAATATCTACGAAATTCGGACAACCGCAATTTTCGCAAAATTAACGAGTCATTTCAAACACCGGTGGCGCCGATTACCGGATTACCCGATTACTCGGAAATGGACTAAATCATTTCGAAATCACCCCGTAAAAGCTCTTAACGTGTCGGGGCGTGTCGTATTTTTATCGTCGGCGGAAAGTGTTAATATCGTTATAAAAACGCCGTCATTCGACGCGTATTCGTGTATGTTCGGCGAAAAAGAAACGCGCTGCGTTCGCGATACTTCGAAGCGTCATTACGCCGTGTTTGCGTAACTGATGCAGGTATCCGGTGTTTTTCGCGTGAGTTCTCCGCTGCGTTTAATACCGCCGCATTTTAACACTTTCGATATCATCGATAGAAGTAGAAACAAACTGAAAACGTGGCCGATGTTTACCCGACGACGACAACGTTTCGCGGAATAGCTTTCACACGCTTTTTCGATCGCGCGCGTGCGTGTGTGAACAACCGCTACTACTACGACAACAACCGGGAATTAACTTATAATAATGAAACTTGTTCCGCGGAAAACGTGCGTATACGAAACCGTAGCGACTTATTTTTCACGGAACACTGCTGAATCGGGGATCACTGGTAATTTTGATTATCGCGAATTGTAACCGAAGCGAGAGGCTAGCAGCGGCGGAGAACGCGGAGTATTACGAGACGAGCTACGACAACGAACACGCAACCGCGACGAAAGCTTCGTTCGAGATTTTTTCCATCGTCGTGTCATCGGTTACGTCATGAATAATGCGTCCGTCGTGGGTGCCACGGCATCGGTAGTGGCGAACCATTCGAACAACGTCGAATACATGCTTTCGAACGCGACTAAAAACGGCAACTTCAGCGATTACGAAGCGAAATACGACCAGTGGCCGGAGACACCGCTCGATCGCATCGAATACAGCATACACCTTTACGTGCCGCCGTTTCTGATCGTTATCGGTACGATCGGCAACATCCTGTCGTACGTCGTGCAATGTCGGCCGCATATGATGCAATCGTCGTCTGCTCATTACCTCGCCGTGTTGGCGTTTTCGAACACGGTCGCTTTGCTGATAGGGTGCGGCACGGACTGGATGTCGCGCAACCTACTGAAACAGCACTTCATATCCGACCTGACCGACTGGCTTTGTAAAATATGGAAGTTTCTGTTCGCGATGTCGGTGCACTTTCCGACTTGGCTCGTCGTCGCGATGAGCATCGACCGCTCGATCACCGTTTGGAATCCGCGGCGCGCGCCACAGATTTGCACGCTGTTCAAAGCGCGCATTTTCACGATCGTCATCATCGTCGGACTACTGTGCATCAGCGTGCACGCGATGTGGACTTACACGCTCATCGACAAGCAGTGCTACCTAGGCCAGGCGCATCATTTCTTCCATACGCAAATCTGGCCGTGGATACAGGCCATCATGTTCAGCTATATTCCGCTGGTGATCATATGCTTCACGTCGTTGATCCTGATCATCGGGCACCAACGCAACAAACACAACGTGCAATACCAGCCCGAGCTAAGTCCGGTGGTTATCTGCGTGACTATATCGTACTTCGTTCTCGGCAGTCCCTCGATCATACAGAACATCGTCGAGTACACCTTACCGACACACATGCGAATGGACAACAACGTGCGCGCGGCCGTGTTCTTGGCGCGCGCGGTCACGCAGGTCGAGTCGTGCATGAACTACTCGATACTGATTTTCTGGCACATGATCTGCAATCGAAACTTTGTCAGGGAACTACGCGATCTGTTCACGTTTCCGAAGCTGCGCGATCGCAACCGTATGCAAGCCGTGCCGACGGTCGAGATCAACGGCGAAGGTGTCAAACTCGATTCGGAAATAGGCGTAACGACGTTGTGAAACTTTCGTCGTGCGATCGTCGTTGTATAATAAACCGCGGAGCTTACATTACTGGTGCGCGAATACGACCGACTTGGGTACGCGAATCCAGTAAACATGTGGACTAAAATGGGGTACCGGCTATCGAGGATTCAGGTTGGCTCCGCACTGTTAGCTAGTCACTCTCGTACTTACCCAACTTTCTTCTGAAGGTAAATCAACTATTTTAAAGGTCATTGGCAGATTAACTTCCGGAATTTTCTATTTATCCCGGTTACCTAAATCAGCCCTCACCAGGTATTTGACCTGATGGCATTGGGATTCGCCATGGTACATTACCCTGCCTAACTAGCctgagtgcgcagctacatgtgcagcttagatgatatcattatcagccaatcagaaatcacaTTTTATCTAAGTCCACGTTTTTCATTTATAGTTAACCTGTGAAATTTGCCTGATACAACatgcaatctgattggtgctgcAAGTTTTAGTGCGCCAAACCTGTACACTTGGAATAGTacggcagggtttcgtgccatGGCTaagatgccatcaggttttgAATTCCcattgagggaggatgggtcaCCCAATGAAGTTTACTGAATTATTTTGATAGCGCCCCTGTGGTCGAAAAGCTGGTTTCACTTTCACCATTGCTAATTGGGCCCCATTGCTATATCTTGAGCAGTGACATCAACTGGATCTACAATTTTGACAGCGTAACCATGCTGTTCAGCAGATCCATCGATGGCTGTTCACCCAGATACCAGCGGGATGACTCCTACTAGTTCACTATGAACTAGAAGCAATGCAAATATGAACCCATTCATTATGCccatttcattctttaatgaAGCATATTTCAAGCACTTTACCTACCTCGATCCATAGGAGTTGTTTCTGAATttggaatttgataatttcgaTATGCCAATGACCTTTAAAACCTCAGCCAACCATTTTATGGAAGAATGCCATATCTTTCAGTAGGCATTCAGATTTGGTTTCAGTTCtaagttgattgaaaatgaataaatttttaGTAAAACTGACCGTTATTCAGGTGTGTGCCGGTAccctattgaaaaaaaatattcggtgaataaactaaattaaaagttGTCCGATTGTCTACTACTGCTGgatgaaatatcatatcatatatgcTATGGAATAATCTCTGTAATATATGCTTGTATGGTCTTTCAATGATTCATAATCGGATAAtgtttatttatgaaaaaaacgATCCCATTCTATCCTCGACGGGCCGGGCTTGATAAATCTTGCCAGCGCATTTTCCTGCGCGCAAGCAAGAAGACTTGGCGAAAAGTGTGAACGGTCTTAAGGACTAAATCTTAACAGTTTTTAAACGTCTCAATCATTTATCTTTTGACTTGGCGTGCATCGAGGTTGCTTTAATCAAGGGGTGGATCGAGAGATTTGAACAGACGGGGTCAAGCCCAGatgttttttaaacatttcaatgaaagattCATTCACGAAAATTTGCATATTACCTACAGTAATTTCAGGCAGAGGTCATTTCAACGATTGTCGAGACCCCCTAAAACCCCCCTCCCTTGGATCCCTGTAATCTGGATAAATCCGGAGCTAATAGGAACATTGTTTACGCGCAGTTAGCCAGTACGTAAATTATGATTTCTCGTTTGAGTGAGTGGAGTCTGAAGAAGTATAACATCTGATTCAAAGGTTTCATTTGTCGGAACATGCACTCGAAATCTTAGTTTCATTTCCACTGGACATTATGTATGTAAAGACTACTTTCAATGGCTTAAAAGCTGCCACTAGAAAGCTGTCGTGTATATATTGTCATGTACAGCCACTCAATCATCCGGCAACGCATTACCTTCAATTGGTACACAAGTGTGGCGCGAAGTATTTCCAAAATTTGACACGTAGCGATAAATCTTATCCTACGAGCGACGAATCAAATCCACACCGCTATTAATCATCTGAAGCAGACGTGTTTAGGAATATCACCCGATATAACAACAAGAATCATCGACGCGCGATGATATTGAGTCATATCAGAATCAGAGTCGCATAGAGGATGAAGTCAAGGAGGATACAGTTccgagagaaagagagagagtgtATTGAAAATTCCAAACGTATATATTGGATTTCGTAACGATTGCTACCCGATGGCATCAGAAGCACCTGTAACACGGAAAACGGATGTTAAATTGTTGCAACATTTCCATGAAAAACATATCTACGCCGATAACGGCCGAGTTCTACAACGATCTCCGTAAAGCCTAGTGTACTGTTGGACTAGCGGCTGATCAGATCAGGAGAGTAGCCAGTGAtcaatagccgcgatcacacgagcattttttgCCCAGAACAACCtgcacacgggtgccaaatgggcccgggCCTGTTTGGACTGAGCCAAAACATCGGACCagacccgagccaaattttggAAATGACCCAATTTGctttgtttagtatcgaatgAGTGGTTTACACTCTCTAATTAGGAACGGCCCAAATTTAGCTCGAGCCTGATCCCTTCCAAtctggcccgggccaaatcatctctgtgtgatcacggctattgaaatcttttttcGGAAAACCAGTCAGTTGCTGCAACCGTGTCGTCGGGATTCACACCGTTTCCATCGACTGACAGCAACTAGGATGCGATATCTGCATTTTTGTGCTTTGTCACAAGAACGTCGGCTGCGTCTTGTGTTGTCGTGGAACGCGCACATCTCGGGCGATATCAGTGGATCGGAGAATACAACCGGTCGCTAaaaaagtagaacatgagcAACTGGGCAGAACTGCAGATTGTATCTTCGCAGTGGCACATCAACAGGTTTGAGCAACTGATCATATGACGAAAACTGTCTCCAGTTATTTCGTTGATGTACGCTAGGCTTGAAAGAGCTTCTTTTGTGGAAGAATAACCTTGGCAAAATCACAtcagattttaaaaactcAACTGTGCGCGCGTTTATATGCGGTGATCAcatgggccaaaattgacccATGTCAAATTAGGCCCGGAACAACCGTTCACACGATGCCAAATGGGCCTGTGCCTGTTTTGCAAAATTTGGCATTACCAAAaatgtcggaccaggcccgagcgaAATTGAAGCACAGGTCATGAATCATTTTGTGAAATGCAACTGGTTCGGGAAGTGATTCACTTTGCTTTGTTTaattaagcattgtttagtatggAGTGAGTTGTTTATGTTGTCTCCGATTAAGCACGGGCCTAacaatttgactcgggcctgtTCCATTCCACAGTGTGATCTTGGCTACCAGCATGCTTTCTCCACCCCTACCATTATAGGGTCAACAATTCGCCATTACCGCGAGTTAATACGCCTCTTGATCAACACGCAGATGCAGACTTCATATAATCATTGTCTAATTACATTAGCTTAGGGATGTTGCTTTGATAAACTGTTGACCTTTTTGCGATGATACCGATCGATGCGAGCACCTAAAGTTACATATGGTACAGTGATCATAAGCACTTCTTAATTATACACAGTTTACGAGTCCATATGGGACTGGCAAACGAAGTTTGTTTTGTGGTGATTTCGACCGGTTAATCACATTCCTACGAAgccgtgtgtgtgtgtgtgtgtgtgtgtctgatCGTGAATGTCTCGATTTTATACAACCCTAATTTATCGAGGCGGATAATTTTGACCATCAACGGATATTTATCTCGATCGATTTTTCCCCCGTCGCTCGCACGGTGACCAAAGATCTCGAAAATCTCGATTCGTTTGATAACAGCATTCAACATACTCAGATCTTATACCATATGATTTCATCTCTGCCCCCTTCGTTTCTGCCCACTGAGCGCCCCCTCCCATAATCGACCAGATTTATTTCGCCCTCTCCATTTTGATGGGAGAAAGGTCAGAGAAAAAACTTTGCGCAAGAAGTTCAGCCGCTTTTTTGTTCTAGTTCACTAACCTGACAATTTACATGCCGGCCAAATCTCAGTCCACTAAGTGGTGCCACAAGTGTCATCACATgatcttaaccctttcagtggtgactaatcaatacccgtAAGTGCTGGAAAATCCCACCCTAAAGTGTTGAATAACGAGCATACAGCAATAGTTAGTTtttacaccacagtgcggtgtatcattagttactaatattccACCATGTAtcacaggtgctgccatctatcaataaagataaaaactaataacttatcacatcaatacaccgcactgtggtgtagacgcactgaaagggttataATGGTGGCATGCATGGTCTCGCCTTTCATTGGCTATTGATCAGACGCTCGGCAAGCGCAAACTAGGCGATTGTGGACGATTCGTTGTCAGAAAATCTTTGGCAGCCGAACACAGTCGCCATCGGCCGCACATCTGACGATTTCCAGCCAGTTTCGTCGATGTGACGAAATACCGGCAAGAAAACGTCAGATATACTGCGGGCTTAATCCCCGGAACGCACCAGTTCCCCCACTTAAGGGGAATGTCGTACTGATATAAAATAACTTGCGAAGAAATCCTGTGATTCATCAGATATCAAACTAGGTAACCGTACTTGATTATATTTTACGTAAAATGTACGCCCCATTCATTAGACCGTGGGTGAATTGGATATACTACAGGTGAACGGGACCAGAATTAATCGTCATAAATGCAGCCATAATCGCGAATGCTTCTTGTGTATAATCTTTGTTCTACCCGGAGACTCCTTTGAACTCGAGAAATCTTTCCGAGTCGAATTATCGAAATAGAGCGTGAATTAACATTAACAATTCATATGGTAAGGGTA carries:
- the LOC141902585 gene encoding uncharacterized protein LOC141902585 gives rise to the protein MNNASVVGATASVVANHSNNVEYMLSNATKNGNFSDYEAKYDQWPETPLDRIEYSIHLYVPPFLIVIGTIGNILSYVVQCRPHMMQSSSAHYLAVLAFSNTVALLIGCGTDWMSRNLLKQHFISDLTDWLCKIWKFLFAMSVHFPTWLVVAMSIDRSITVWNPRRAPQICTLFKARIFTIVIIVGLLCISVHAMWTYTLIDKQCYLGQAHHFFHTQIWPWIQAIMFSYIPLVIICFTSLILIIGHQRNKHNVQYQPELSPVVICVTISYFVLGSPSIIQNIVEYTLPTHMRMDNNVRAAVFLARAVTQVESCMNYSILIFWHMICNRNFVRELRDLFTFPKLRDRNRMQAVPTVEINGEGVKLDSEIGVTTL